In a single window of the Rhineura floridana isolate rRhiFlo1 chromosome 3, rRhiFlo1.hap2, whole genome shotgun sequence genome:
- the FOXP3 gene encoding forkhead box protein P3 isoform X3, with protein MPGSKPSSSPAPKSLLQPSPRRGTQNRPTVLTCAAPCRQEVILTNSSEPGFLPLPRSLVSQGTQSASSGHALSHRNTIENWDWVLSPALPALHSRKRSPGKRIPVDNAPCFHSLAERSMCRERREWLMQEELVHKLTLQLAQEKQRLYVMRAELAPNSHSQHLDAPGLVLSGQTKEPRNECEGQEYLSNSHGAHIGLERNPSMEYYQYTINRPPFTYAALIRWAILESPKKQLNLNEIYRWFSNNFGYFRHNVTTWKNAIRHNLSLHKCFVRVENVKGAVWTVNEFEYQKKRNQRYSTYPRPVLDSQGTGGSSAAWERMGQPRTESSICYRPESSLPFLFPQGP; from the exons ATGCCTGGCTCCAAGCCATCCTCCTCACCAGCTCCCAAGAGTCTACTGCAGCCCAGCCCAAGAAGAGGCACCCAGAATCGGCCAACAGTGCTGACCTGTGCTGCACCATGCAGGCAAGAA GTCATCCTCACAAATAGCAGTGAACCTGGCTTCCTGCCCCTTCCGAGGTCTTTAGTATCACAAGGAACCCAGTCAGCAAGTTCAGGCCATGCCCTATCCCACC GAAACACCATTGAGAACTGGGATTGGGTTCTgtcaccagctctccctgccctCCATTCCAGAAAGCGGTCCCCAGGGAAAAGGATACCTGTTGACAACGCCCCTTGCTTTCACAGCCTTGCGGAAAG ATCCATGTGCAGGGAGCGCAGAGAGTGGCTGATGCAAGAAGAGCTGGTGCACAAATTAACTTTGCAG CTGGCACAAGAGAAGCAGAGACTGTATGTTATGCGTGCAGAGCTGGCACCCAACTCCCATTCACAACATCTGGATGCACCAGGGCTAGTCCTTTCAGGTCAGACTAAAGAGCCAAGGAATGAATGTGAGGGTCAGGAATACCTCTCTAACAGCCATGGAGCCCACATCGGTTTAG AGAGAAACCCCAGCATGGAATATTATCAGTACACCATCAACCGCCCACCTTTCACATATGCTGCCCTTATTCGATGG GCCATCCTAGAATCTCCCAAGAAGCAGCTCAACCTGAATGAGATTTATCGCTGGTTCAGCAACAACTTTGGCTACTTCAGGCACAACGTAACTACCTGGAAG AATGCCATTCGACACAACCTTAGCTTGCACAAATGCTTTGTGCGTGTGGAGAATGTGAAAGGAGCTGTGTGGACCGTGAATGAGTTTGAATACCAAAAGAAAAGGAACCAGCGTTACTCCACTTATCCTCGCCCAGTTCTGGACAGCCAAGGAACAGGAGGCTCTTCTGCGGCATGGGAGAGAATGGGCCAGCCAAGAACAGAAAGCAGCATCTGCTACAGGCCAGagtcctccctcccctttttgtTTCCTCAGGGACCATGA
- the FOXP3 gene encoding forkhead box protein P3 isoform X1 produces MPGSKPSSSPAPKSLLQPSPRRGTQNRPTVLTCAAPCRQEVHSPSILSQQRAITSQDKQNHKVPTCKVILTNSSEPGFLPLPRSLVSQGTQSASSGHALSHRNTIENWDWVLSPALPALHSRKRSPGKRIPVDNAPCFHSLAERSMCRERREWLMQEELVHKLTLQLAQEKQRLYVMRAELAPNSHSQHLDAPGLVLSGQTKEPRNECEGQEYLSNSHGAHIGLERNPSMEYYQYTINRPPFTYAALIRWAILESPKKQLNLNEIYRWFSNNFGYFRHNVTTWKNAIRHNLSLHKCFVRVENVKGAVWTVNEFEYQKKRNQRYSTYPRPVLDSQGTGGSSAAWERMGQPRTESSICYRPESSLPFLFPQGP; encoded by the exons ATGCCTGGCTCCAAGCCATCCTCCTCACCAGCTCCCAAGAGTCTACTGCAGCCCAGCCCAAGAAGAGGCACCCAGAATCGGCCAACAGTGCTGACCTGTGCTGCACCATGCAGGCAAGAA GTACACTCGCCGTCGATTCTGAGCCAACAGAGGGCCATAACTTCTCAGGACAAACAGAACCACAAGGTGCCGACCTGCAAG GTCATCCTCACAAATAGCAGTGAACCTGGCTTCCTGCCCCTTCCGAGGTCTTTAGTATCACAAGGAACCCAGTCAGCAAGTTCAGGCCATGCCCTATCCCACC GAAACACCATTGAGAACTGGGATTGGGTTCTgtcaccagctctccctgccctCCATTCCAGAAAGCGGTCCCCAGGGAAAAGGATACCTGTTGACAACGCCCCTTGCTTTCACAGCCTTGCGGAAAG ATCCATGTGCAGGGAGCGCAGAGAGTGGCTGATGCAAGAAGAGCTGGTGCACAAATTAACTTTGCAG CTGGCACAAGAGAAGCAGAGACTGTATGTTATGCGTGCAGAGCTGGCACCCAACTCCCATTCACAACATCTGGATGCACCAGGGCTAGTCCTTTCAGGTCAGACTAAAGAGCCAAGGAATGAATGTGAGGGTCAGGAATACCTCTCTAACAGCCATGGAGCCCACATCGGTTTAG AGAGAAACCCCAGCATGGAATATTATCAGTACACCATCAACCGCCCACCTTTCACATATGCTGCCCTTATTCGATGG GCCATCCTAGAATCTCCCAAGAAGCAGCTCAACCTGAATGAGATTTATCGCTGGTTCAGCAACAACTTTGGCTACTTCAGGCACAACGTAACTACCTGGAAG AATGCCATTCGACACAACCTTAGCTTGCACAAATGCTTTGTGCGTGTGGAGAATGTGAAAGGAGCTGTGTGGACCGTGAATGAGTTTGAATACCAAAAGAAAAGGAACCAGCGTTACTCCACTTATCCTCGCCCAGTTCTGGACAGCCAAGGAACAGGAGGCTCTTCTGCGGCATGGGAGAGAATGGGCCAGCCAAGAACAGAAAGCAGCATCTGCTACAGGCCAGagtcctccctcccctttttgtTTCCTCAGGGACCATGA
- the FOXP3 gene encoding forkhead box protein P3 isoform X2, with protein MPGSKPSSSPAPKSLLQPSPRRGTQNRPTVLTCAAPCRQEVHSPSILSQQRAITSQDKQNHKVPTCKVILTNSSEPGFLPLPRSLVSQGTQSASSGHALSHRNTIENWDWVLSPALPALHSRKRSPGKRIPVDNAPCFHSLAERSMCRERREWLMQEELVHKLTLQLAQEKQRLYVMRAELAPNSHSQHLDAPGLVLSERNPSMEYYQYTINRPPFTYAALIRWAILESPKKQLNLNEIYRWFSNNFGYFRHNVTTWKNAIRHNLSLHKCFVRVENVKGAVWTVNEFEYQKKRNQRYSTYPRPVLDSQGTGGSSAAWERMGQPRTESSICYRPESSLPFLFPQGP; from the exons ATGCCTGGCTCCAAGCCATCCTCCTCACCAGCTCCCAAGAGTCTACTGCAGCCCAGCCCAAGAAGAGGCACCCAGAATCGGCCAACAGTGCTGACCTGTGCTGCACCATGCAGGCAAGAA GTACACTCGCCGTCGATTCTGAGCCAACAGAGGGCCATAACTTCTCAGGACAAACAGAACCACAAGGTGCCGACCTGCAAG GTCATCCTCACAAATAGCAGTGAACCTGGCTTCCTGCCCCTTCCGAGGTCTTTAGTATCACAAGGAACCCAGTCAGCAAGTTCAGGCCATGCCCTATCCCACC GAAACACCATTGAGAACTGGGATTGGGTTCTgtcaccagctctccctgccctCCATTCCAGAAAGCGGTCCCCAGGGAAAAGGATACCTGTTGACAACGCCCCTTGCTTTCACAGCCTTGCGGAAAG ATCCATGTGCAGGGAGCGCAGAGAGTGGCTGATGCAAGAAGAGCTGGTGCACAAATTAACTTTGCAG CTGGCACAAGAGAAGCAGAGACTGTATGTTATGCGTGCAGAGCTGGCACCCAACTCCCATTCACAACATCTGGATGCACCAGGGCTAGTCCTTTCAG AGAGAAACCCCAGCATGGAATATTATCAGTACACCATCAACCGCCCACCTTTCACATATGCTGCCCTTATTCGATGG GCCATCCTAGAATCTCCCAAGAAGCAGCTCAACCTGAATGAGATTTATCGCTGGTTCAGCAACAACTTTGGCTACTTCAGGCACAACGTAACTACCTGGAAG AATGCCATTCGACACAACCTTAGCTTGCACAAATGCTTTGTGCGTGTGGAGAATGTGAAAGGAGCTGTGTGGACCGTGAATGAGTTTGAATACCAAAAGAAAAGGAACCAGCGTTACTCCACTTATCCTCGCCCAGTTCTGGACAGCCAAGGAACAGGAGGCTCTTCTGCGGCATGGGAGAGAATGGGCCAGCCAAGAACAGAAAGCAGCATCTGCTACAGGCCAGagtcctccctcccctttttgtTTCCTCAGGGACCATGA